The Sorangiineae bacterium MSr11367 genome window below encodes:
- a CDS encoding DPP IV N-terminal domain-containing protein: protein MAAVYEATHRNGHRVAVKYLLERYVDEPSVRMLFSREAYIANEVQHQGVVPIIDDDIDEDGCAFLIMPLLEGETLRARWERMNKRLPLLEVGLFTSDLLEALACAHAKGIVHRDIKPDNLFVIDTGYLRVLDFGIARRSDGAGSVTLTGPVMGTPVFMPPEQALGRREAIAPHSDCWAVGATMFTLLSGEFVHVCDNAGAQLVAAATRQARSLNVAVPDLSPSIVHFVDKALSFDPTDRWSSATEMYIALKDTFERVFGAPFSEIAVQARAALAAGFASRDPQQHIDTCKPVRDGQVGRLNERSSRERTTVTPVANHPGHRTKEELTNDPVPLLLSVLHAQVGDQGRIVQIGEPMKFFPTQDGRVVLFLRARPPDTSLSLWEADLLTGETRELLSPARLWPGPEDISADELARRQRRGILATGFTSFRSTDDGSKVVVTFAGRLYLLLRASGETRELRTADAVVWDAQLSPDGTRVAYVRNHDIYMMALDGGPEIRITQGGTEVCLKGTAESAAGNFRRWRGFWWSPDGQEILYEEADLSPVQQLTIVDPTQPDKPPTRQRYARAGTPNALVGLAIVPVPIGREPGPPRRVRWDVGQYPYLATVKWTENAPLTIFVLDRLQRSGALLTVDPATGTSHTLLAEHDEAWLNVDSSVPRWLPDGRAFLWSTERRGAWELELRGPGGELLSTIASANMGYRSLLAVDAERRVAYISACSDPTRAEVWAVPLKDESPPYVFSRRADGVMHAFFGPGARACAFLEAAGQGERRFSARTVDGTFSMVIPSLAKMPFKPEIQYITVGDEAFHAAIVRPRSFDPRRRYPLLDYAWGQPGYNSVTMDSAFYLRTQWIADSVDAIVVVVDVHGSMWRGRRWERRVRDRLADVLLEGHVAAIESVTRAYPEIDESRVGIYGSSIGGYLSVLAILRRPDLFKVAVAVRPLVDWADHDGTFVERYLGLPPNAAYENASLFTWLARAPSVGAAARPFLLMHGTDDSDTHFTSSLKLANAMSKAGRSLEFVPVVGNTFITSELGTRTHMWTRIATFLRDHS, encoded by the coding sequence ATGGCCGCCGTGTACGAAGCGACCCATCGCAATGGCCACCGCGTCGCGGTCAAGTATCTGCTCGAACGCTATGTCGATGAACCATCCGTGCGAATGCTCTTTAGCCGGGAGGCCTACATCGCCAACGAGGTCCAACATCAGGGGGTGGTGCCAATCATCGACGACGACATCGATGAAGACGGCTGTGCATTCTTGATCATGCCGCTCCTCGAGGGCGAAACGCTGCGCGCGCGTTGGGAGCGGATGAACAAGCGCCTCCCGCTGTTGGAGGTCGGCCTGTTCACCTCGGACCTACTCGAGGCGCTGGCGTGCGCGCACGCAAAGGGCATTGTGCACCGCGATATCAAGCCCGATAATCTATTTGTCATCGACACAGGATATCTGCGAGTGCTCGACTTTGGCATCGCGCGGCGCAGCGACGGTGCAGGGAGTGTGACGCTTACGGGGCCGGTCATGGGTACTCCGGTGTTCATGCCGCCTGAACAAGCTCTTGGACGGCGTGAGGCCATAGCGCCCCATAGCGACTGCTGGGCCGTGGGGGCTACGATGTTTACGCTGCTTTCGGGTGAGTTCGTTCACGTTTGTGACAACGCGGGTGCGCAGCTCGTGGCAGCAGCCACGCGGCAGGCTCGTTCGTTGAACGTTGCTGTCCCAGACCTCTCGCCATCGATCGTGCATTTCGTCGACAAGGCACTTTCCTTCGACCCAACGGATCGATGGTCGTCCGCTACTGAAATGTACATAGCCCTGAAGGATACCTTCGAACGCGTCTTTGGCGCCCCCTTCTCGGAGATCGCTGTGCAAGCACGAGCGGCTCTCGCCGCAGGTTTTGCGTCGCGAGACCCGCAGCAGCATATCGATACATGCAAACCCGTGCGCGATGGACAAGTCGGCCGCCTGAATGAGCGCTCCTCGCGCGAGCGGACGACGGTCACCCCCGTAGCGAATCACCCGGGGCACCGCACGAAGGAAGAATTGACGAACGATCCCGTGCCATTGTTGCTCAGCGTGTTGCATGCGCAGGTCGGGGATCAGGGCCGGATCGTGCAGATCGGTGAGCCGATGAAATTCTTTCCTACCCAAGACGGGCGCGTTGTCCTCTTTTTACGAGCTCGCCCTCCGGATACGTCCCTCTCCCTCTGGGAAGCAGACCTCCTGACGGGAGAAACGCGTGAGTTACTAAGCCCAGCCAGACTGTGGCCCGGACCCGAGGATATCTCTGCGGACGAGCTTGCGCGACGACAACGTCGAGGGATCTTGGCGACAGGATTTACGTCCTTTCGATCGACGGATGACGGAAGCAAGGTCGTTGTGACATTTGCGGGGCGTCTTTATCTCCTCCTACGGGCCTCTGGCGAAACACGAGAGCTGCGCACAGCGGACGCTGTCGTTTGGGACGCCCAGCTATCTCCGGATGGTACTCGTGTTGCGTATGTGCGCAATCACGATATCTACATGATGGCTTTGGACGGGGGCCCAGAGATCCGCATAACGCAAGGAGGTACGGAAGTTTGCCTCAAGGGCACTGCCGAATCTGCGGCGGGCAATTTTCGTCGTTGGCGCGGTTTTTGGTGGTCACCGGACGGCCAAGAAATCTTGTACGAGGAGGCAGACCTTTCCCCGGTACAACAATTGACGATTGTAGATCCCACACAGCCGGACAAACCTCCCACCCGACAAAGGTATGCACGTGCGGGTACACCCAACGCACTCGTTGGCTTGGCGATAGTCCCTGTTCCCATTGGACGTGAACCGGGACCACCTCGCAGGGTGCGTTGGGACGTCGGTCAATATCCCTATCTGGCGACGGTCAAATGGACCGAAAATGCGCCACTGACGATTTTCGTTCTCGATCGCCTCCAACGTAGCGGGGCTCTCCTGACGGTCGACCCTGCGACGGGAACCAGCCATACGTTGCTAGCCGAGCACGACGAAGCCTGGCTCAATGTGGATAGCTCCGTCCCACGCTGGCTGCCTGATGGCCGAGCGTTCCTTTGGTCTACCGAGCGTCGTGGTGCATGGGAGCTCGAATTGCGCGGTCCAGGCGGCGAGCTTTTATCGACCATTGCCTCGGCCAATATGGGCTATCGAAGTCTCCTTGCTGTCGACGCCGAAAGACGCGTCGCCTACATTAGCGCGTGCAGCGACCCGACCCGAGCCGAGGTATGGGCAGTGCCACTCAAGGATGAAAGCCCGCCTTACGTTTTTTCGCGCCGCGCGGACGGCGTGATGCACGCGTTCTTTGGCCCCGGCGCACGCGCTTGTGCCTTCTTGGAGGCGGCGGGGCAGGGCGAGCGACGGTTCAGTGCTCGCACCGTCGATGGCACATTTAGTATGGTCATTCCTTCTTTGGCCAAAATGCCGTTCAAACCAGAGATTCAATACATCACCGTCGGAGACGAAGCATTTCACGCGGCTATCGTTCGCCCTCGCTCGTTCGATCCAAGACGACGGTATCCGTTGCTCGATTATGCCTGGGGACAGCCCGGTTACAACAGTGTGACGATGGACTCCGCATTCTACTTGCGCACGCAATGGATCGCCGACTCCGTGGACGCGATCGTCGTGGTTGTCGATGTCCACGGGTCGATGTGGCGCGGGCGCAGGTGGGAGCGCAGAGTCCGTGACCGCCTCGCCGACGTTCTACTCGAGGGACACGTCGCCGCGATCGAATCGGTTACGCGAGCCTACCCAGAGATCGACGAGTCCCGCGTTGGCATCTACGGTTCCTCCATTGGCGGCTACCTCTCGGTGCTGGCCATTCTTCGCCGTCCTGACCTATTCAAAGTGGCCGTAGCTGTTCGGCCCCTCGTGGACTGGGCGGACCATGACGGGACCTTCGTGGAGCGATACCTTGGCCTCCCGCCGAATGCTGCTTACGAGAACGCATCTCTCTTCACTTGGCTCGCACGTGCGCCCTCCGTGGGAGCGGCTGCCCGCCCGTTCTTGCTCATGCACGGGACGGATGACAGCGACACTCATTTTACGAGTTCCTTGAAGCTCGCGAATGCAATGAGCAAGGCCGGCAGATCCCTGGAATTCGTCCCAGTGGTGGGCAATACGTTCATAACGAGCGAACTCGGGACGAGAACCCACATGTGGACACGTATCGCAACGTTTCTGCGCGATCACTCCTAA